A genomic window from Terriglobia bacterium includes:
- a CDS encoding NAD(P)/FAD-dependent oxidoreductase, which yields MGNAETNRKQAGGKYDVVLVGAGHNGLTCAGYLSKKGLKVAVVEKNAKVGGATATEEFFPGHFSDPYSTVHIYTQFSPAMVDLELARFGLEYIEADPFMFCPYPDGKYLMFYRDLDKTAAEISRLSKHDGQAYSKFIKWALGLRELMSTLSFSEPPPLDQMLSLMKFVDSPEIAAEFVWSTLTSARQVFDHWFESDYVKGALSYWAIQLGLAPSSPGSGLNAGMIARFHKVGCRFPKGGSGMLGVALERAVKHFGGTVFTNNGAKRILLENGRAAGVELSDGTVLQSNIVISSLDPKATFLRLIGREHLDEEFVRKVKRVKSTAVLLTMHVPLDGLPEYACYPSKGPAPCHNGCAVISPSAEYVDQAYMDGAQGKPSHNPTVMMLIHSVLDPTRAPAGKHTMHLAVQNAPYDLANGQHWDQIKDAYAERVFEVVSQYVPNFRKIAKGRHVVTPLDLERRLGLPRGCDFYIDMTLDQMYGLRPMPGLANYRTQFANLYLTGAATHPGGGVTTAPGINTANAVLHDLGMEKIEVGAATRTDE from the coding sequence ATGGGAAACGCGGAAACGAATCGCAAGCAAGCCGGCGGTAAATATGATGTGGTCCTCGTCGGGGCAGGCCATAACGGATTGACCTGCGCAGGCTATCTCTCGAAGAAAGGGTTGAAAGTCGCCGTCGTCGAGAAGAACGCAAAGGTGGGCGGAGCAACCGCCACGGAAGAATTTTTTCCCGGACACTTCAGCGACCCGTACAGCACGGTGCACATCTACACGCAGTTTTCGCCCGCTATGGTGGACCTGGAGCTCGCCAGGTTCGGCTTGGAGTATATCGAGGCGGATCCGTTCATGTTCTGTCCGTATCCGGACGGAAAGTATCTTATGTTTTACCGGGATCTGGACAAGACCGCAGCCGAAATCAGCCGGCTTTCCAAGCACGACGGACAGGCCTATTCCAAGTTTATCAAGTGGGCTTTGGGGCTGCGCGAACTCATGTCCACGTTGAGCTTCAGCGAACCGCCGCCGCTCGATCAGATGCTGTCGCTGATGAAGTTTGTGGATTCGCCGGAGATCGCCGCGGAGTTCGTCTGGTCCACGCTGACGAGCGCGCGGCAAGTCTTCGATCACTGGTTCGAGAGTGACTACGTCAAGGGAGCGCTATCGTATTGGGCCATCCAGCTGGGCCTGGCTCCTTCCAGTCCCGGGTCCGGGCTGAATGCCGGCATGATTGCCCGTTTCCATAAGGTGGGGTGCCGTTTTCCCAAGGGCGGGTCGGGCATGCTGGGTGTGGCGCTGGAGCGGGCGGTAAAGCATTTCGGCGGGACGGTGTTCACCAACAATGGCGCCAAGCGAATCCTGCTCGAAAATGGCAGAGCCGCAGGAGTCGAGTTATCGGACGGAACCGTACTGCAAAGTAACATCGTCATCTCCAGCCTGGATCCCAAGGCCACATTCCTGCGGTTGATCGGGCGCGAGCACCTCGACGAAGAGTTCGTGCGCAAGGTGAAGCGCGTGAAGTCCACGGCGGTATTGCTGACCATGCATGTTCCTCTCGATGGTCTGCCAGAATATGCATGCTATCCCAGCAAGGGGCCCGCACCCTGTCATAATGGATGCGCGGTCATATCGCCTTCGGCCGAATATGTCGACCAAGCCTACATGGACGGGGCGCAGGGGAAACCTTCCCACAACCCAACGGTGATGATGCTCATCCATTCCGTGCTGGATCCCACACGGGCGCCGGCGGGCAAACACACGATGCACCTCGCTGTACAGAACGCCCCGTATGACCTGGCCAATGGTCAGCACTGGGACCAGATCAAGGACGCCTATGCCGAGCGTGTCTTCGAAGTTGTGAGCCAGTATGTGCCGAACTTCCGTAAAATTGCGAAAGGCCGGCACGTGGTCACGCCCCTGGACTTGGAGCGCCGCCTGGGGCTGCCGCGCGGCTGCGATTTCTATATCGATATGACCCTGGACCAGATGTACGGACTCCGGCCGATGCCGGGTTTGGCCAACTACCGCACACAGTTCGCCAATCTATACTTGACAGGTGCCGCGACACATCCCGGAGGGGGCGTGACCACGGCTCCTGGCATTAACACCGCCAACGCTGTGCTACACGACCTGGGCATGGAGAAAATCGAAGTGGGAGCGGCCACGCGCACGGATGAGTGA
- a CDS encoding TonB-dependent receptor — MTRLRPISLMVVCSLLALFVLQVKSYGQGVTATLTGYVYDVSGGAVTGAKVTVVNVATGFARTALTTADGNYALTGLPTGTYRIRAEQPGFGVENAQVTLQVGQEASLNFTVRPGTVAESVAVSGESPLVETTKTQVSSVIVEKQIADLPVNGRDFISFTLLSPAVQIGNSTSGSTDAVVESGTHISFAGQSIHFNFVAVDGADNISTASQNQRATPSQEAVQEFRVINTDYSAEFGRSNAGIVNIITKSGTNDWHGSLYEYFRNNVMDATGLLDAPGLHTLRQNQFGAVIGGPLRKDQTFFLANYEGQRRGESPFYNKIVLANIDAINQVKVNIFGLPAEPARLDVLRTNNNDNGFVRFDHNFGKNYLYTRYFVTDARMTNLSPLNNGFDLPSAFKHNFIRDQSLVISLATNLSAHWGNELRGQFARRSFDFPTATTQPHLEVANEFAIGVNRGNPDYYREQRFELQDSATWTSGHHTVSFGGDFNFVKTDEKFVLWYPFEADFPSVDALLGTGAYAGLGPTPSVLFFMRLQAPNYTEPSFNPTIFQGSSFPDSIKNQVQWNPSHTYEGFYVQDKWRAGKRLTLNGGVRWDFETWPSGVFNTKYKNFDPRIGLAYDLGTSRKIVVRAGFGLYHGIILSEGLYPQGTCCGGQAKYSATGSNLNAPSQLYAFASSPQIMNIALGTMLQGLYPDGTPMGFCPGGVLAGCGYQGLVTVTRWDANTQKPYGLQTSLGVDFEPIKNTAVNVTFLHVRGVHLGNFYNVNQPDPSGQVLVHDSKGNAGYKNMYFVNWMQACGSFQCPGYSAPPPVGPPLFPGERNPVYAIYFEYNSRFDSQYDALLLNVQKRTAKYLSYGFSYTYSKTIDDDANPTFAAFPQDTGNFRAERALSPDDVRHRAVLNVLLTTPSEWPVLLRDFTFSTITTLQSPHHFNIYAGSDVNGDVFNLNDRAGLEGRSTFQGDSLRTVDVGVSRSFHLTERIKGQFRAEAFNVLNTLNIVYFNTVYGAADFCPAGGPNVCGSGPLHFQGSPDPVYGTPSAVANPRQLQFSLRFSF; from the coding sequence ATGACGCGGTTGCGCCCAATTTCCCTCATGGTTGTCTGTAGTTTGCTGGCTTTGTTCGTTCTCCAGGTCAAAAGTTACGGGCAAGGCGTCACGGCCACGCTCACGGGGTATGTGTACGACGTGAGCGGGGGGGCTGTGACGGGAGCAAAGGTAACGGTGGTGAACGTGGCGACCGGCTTTGCCCGCACGGCACTTACCACGGCCGATGGCAATTATGCCCTGACAGGACTGCCGACCGGTACGTACCGAATTCGGGCTGAGCAGCCCGGGTTTGGTGTCGAAAACGCGCAGGTAACACTGCAAGTGGGCCAGGAGGCGAGTCTGAACTTCACGGTTCGGCCGGGGACGGTGGCAGAAAGCGTGGCCGTTTCCGGCGAATCACCGCTGGTGGAGACCACGAAAACCCAAGTGAGTTCGGTCATCGTGGAAAAGCAGATCGCAGATTTGCCGGTCAATGGGCGTGACTTCATCAGCTTTACGCTGTTATCCCCGGCAGTGCAAATCGGCAATTCGACATCGGGTTCCACGGACGCCGTGGTGGAGTCCGGCACGCATATCTCGTTTGCGGGGCAGAGCATTCACTTTAATTTTGTGGCCGTAGACGGGGCTGACAATATTTCCACAGCTTCACAAAACCAGCGGGCCACGCCGTCGCAGGAGGCGGTGCAGGAATTTCGGGTGATCAACACCGACTACAGCGCGGAATTTGGACGCTCCAACGCCGGGATTGTGAACATCATTACGAAAAGCGGGACGAACGACTGGCACGGCTCGCTCTATGAGTACTTCCGGAACAACGTAATGGACGCAACGGGATTGCTGGATGCGCCCGGACTGCACACGTTGCGGCAAAACCAGTTCGGCGCGGTCATCGGGGGGCCGCTGCGGAAGGATCAGACATTTTTCTTGGCGAACTATGAAGGTCAGCGGCGCGGGGAATCACCCTTTTATAATAAGATCGTGCTGGCTAATATCGACGCGATCAATCAGGTGAAGGTGAACATTTTTGGGCTGCCGGCGGAGCCTGCAAGGCTGGACGTGCTGCGCACGAATAACAACGACAACGGTTTCGTCCGTTTCGATCACAATTTTGGAAAAAACTATCTATACACGCGCTATTTCGTTACGGACGCGCGAATGACGAACCTATCGCCACTTAATAATGGCTTCGATCTTCCCTCGGCGTTCAAGCATAACTTCATCCGGGATCAATCCCTTGTCATCAGCCTAGCCACGAATTTGTCGGCACACTGGGGAAATGAGTTGCGCGGCCAGTTTGCGCGGCGTTCCTTTGACTTTCCCACCGCTACCACGCAGCCGCATCTTGAGGTAGCGAATGAATTTGCAATCGGGGTGAACCGGGGGAATCCCGACTATTACAGAGAGCAGCGCTTTGAGCTGCAAGATAGCGCAACTTGGACTTCAGGGCATCATACGGTCAGTTTCGGCGGCGATTTCAATTTCGTGAAGACGGATGAGAAGTTTGTACTGTGGTACCCGTTTGAAGCGGACTTCCCTAGCGTGGACGCATTGCTGGGGACAGGGGCGTACGCGGGGTTAGGGCCGACGCCATCCGTGCTGTTCTTCATGAGACTGCAGGCTCCGAATTACACAGAGCCGAGCTTCAATCCTACGATTTTTCAGGGAAGCAGTTTTCCCGATAGCATCAAGAACCAAGTGCAGTGGAATCCCAGCCATACCTACGAGGGATTCTATGTGCAGGATAAATGGCGAGCGGGGAAGCGACTGACATTGAATGGCGGAGTGCGCTGGGATTTTGAAACCTGGCCGTCGGGAGTGTTTAACACGAAATACAAGAACTTTGATCCGCGGATTGGACTCGCCTACGATCTCGGGACTTCGCGAAAGATCGTTGTTCGCGCAGGTTTCGGACTGTATCACGGCATCATCCTCTCCGAAGGCTTGTATCCCCAAGGGACATGCTGCGGCGGGCAGGCAAAATACTCGGCCACCGGAAGCAATCTGAACGCCCCGTCACAGCTGTATGCCTTCGCGAGTTCCCCGCAAATCATGAACATTGCGCTGGGCACCATGCTGCAAGGCCTGTATCCGGACGGAACCCCAATGGGCTTTTGCCCGGGAGGGGTGCTAGCGGGTTGCGGATACCAGGGACTGGTGACGGTCACGAGGTGGGATGCGAATACCCAGAAGCCGTATGGTTTACAAACCAGCCTAGGCGTAGATTTCGAGCCAATCAAGAATACCGCGGTGAACGTCACCTTCCTGCACGTCCGGGGCGTCCATTTAGGGAATTTCTATAATGTGAACCAGCCGGATCCCAGCGGACAAGTTCTGGTGCACGACTCCAAGGGCAACGCGGGGTACAAGAACATGTACTTCGTGAACTGGATGCAGGCTTGCGGAAGTTTTCAGTGCCCCGGCTATTCCGCGCCGCCGCCGGTTGGACCGCCGCTATTTCCAGGTGAACGAAATCCGGTCTATGCGATTTACTTCGAATATAACTCGCGCTTTGACTCGCAGTACGACGCCTTGCTCTTGAACGTGCAGAAGCGCACGGCGAAGTACTTGTCCTACGGTTTCAGTTACACGTATTCGAAGACGATCGACGATGATGCGAATCCAACGTTCGCCGCTTTCCCGCAGGATACCGGAAATTTCCGGGCCGAGCGCGCGCTGTCGCCCGATGACGTTCGCCATCGGGCAGTGCTCAATGTCCTGCTCACGACACCTTCCGAGTGGCCGGTTTTGCTGCGCGATTTTACCTTCAGCACGATCACGACACTTCAATCGCCGCACCACTTCAACATTTATGCTGGATCCGATGTCAATGGAGATGTCTTCAACCTCAACGACAGGGCAGGTCTCGAAGGCCGGAGTACTTTCCAAGGCGACTCGTTACGCACTGTGGACGTGGGAGTGTCGCGGAGTTTCCACTTGACTGAAAGGATTAAAGGGCAATTCCGTGCCGAGGCCTTCAATGTTTTAAACACATTGAATATTGTGTACTTCAACACGGTCTACGGTGCTGCGGACTTCTGCCCGGCTGGAGGGCCAAATGTTTGCGGGAGCGGGCCGCTGCACTTTCAAGGTTCGCCCGATCCCGTTTACGGAACACCGTCGGCCGTGGCCAATCCACGTCAGCTTCAATTCTCATTGCGATTTAGTTTCTGA